From the Hordeum vulgare subsp. vulgare chromosome 1H, MorexV3_pseudomolecules_assembly, whole genome shotgun sequence genome, the window CCGAGTGAGTTGTATCACCATACACCAGGCCTGGGCTGAGAAATACAACAATCCTAAGCTAAGTGCTAGTCCCTTCTACACCGAACACAAGCTAGCTAGTCCCTTGTACGGTGCTGATCAATGGCGGCCGCGGTGAAGTTGGAGGAAGTGAGAAGGGCACAGCGGGCTGTGGGTCCGGCAACCGTCCTAGCAATCGGCACGGCCGTTCCGGCCAACTGCGTGTACCAGGCCACCTACCCGGACTACtacttcagggtcaccaagagcGAGCACCTCTCGGACCTCAAGGAGAAGTTCGAGAGGATGTGCGAGAAGTCCACCATCAGGAAGAGGCACATGCACCTCACCGAGGACATCCTGAAAAAGCACCCCAGCATCTGCTCCCACATGGAGCCGTCGCTCAACACGCGCCACGACATTGTCGTCGTCGAGGTCCCCAAGCTCGGGAAAGAGGCGGCGGAGAGGGCCATCAAGGAGTGGGGCCAGCCGCTGTCCAAGATCACCCACGTCATCTTCTGCACCACCTCTGGCGTCGACATGCCAGGTGCCGACTACCAGCTCACTAGGTTGCTTGGCCTCTCCCCGACCGTAAAACGGCTCATGATGTACCAGCAAGGCTGCTTCGGCGGTGCCACCGTGCTCCGCATGGCCAAGGACATCGCCGAGAACAACCGCGGTGCACGTGTGCTCGTTGTCTGCTCGGACATCACCGCCATGGCATTCCGTGGCCCCAGCAAGTCCCATCTTGATTCGCTCGTCGGCCATGCGCTCTTTGGCGATGGCGCAGCCGCTGCCATCATCGGCGCCGACCTCGACGAGCCCTTCGAGAAGCCACTCTTCCAGCTGGTATCAGCGAGCCAGACCATCCTGCCTGAATCGGAGGGCGCCATCAATGGCCACCTTACAGAGGCGGGGCTCACCATCCACCTTCTCAAGGACGTGCCGGGGCTCATCTCTCAGAACATCGAGCAAGCACTCGAGGACGCCTTCAAGCCTCTGGGCATCCACGACTGGAACTCCATCTTCTGGATTGCACATCCTGGTGGGCCGGCGATCCTTGACATGGTGGAGGAGAAAGTTGGCCTTGACAAGGAGCGAATGCGCGCCAGCCGAGAGGTCCTGTCCGAGTACGGCAACATGTCCAGCGCGTGCGTCCTCTTCGTCCTCGACGTAATGCGTAAGACCTCTTCCCAGGACGGCCACACTACAACTGGAGAGGGTAAAGAGTGGGGTGTCCTCTTCGGCTTCGGCCCCGGCCTCACCGTAGAGACTCTCGTCCTCTACAGCGCCCCGATCATAGCCACTGCATGATCGATGAGCAAACCACACTCTATTTATTCGCCAACAACATAAAATCACACATACTATAAGTAATCACGAGAGCGACGGCGTGATGGCTGTTCTCATATTCATTTATCcctgtttttttactttttgttttgtttctactgtaAGAATTGATTGATGTTTTCTCCAAAAATTGTTCTGTATGTGCTCTTGATGTACCTCGTTTATCTTAGTAATGTTTGACATTTTGTTTCCCAATCGGTAATGTTATCGTTTATGCCCTGCATTGTCTACATCGTCAACGGAATTTCCATGTGCCCTCTCTTCCAGATCATTGAGCTTCTTAAGGGAATCTCCAACACCGATCATCAAACCACCCGCATATATCAAAATCGCACGAGCCGGACGTGTTGTGCCATCTAACGCAGGCCTGTATCGGTCCGCCGAGCGGTCCAGACACACTTTCCCTCGCAAAGTAGAAACAAAGTTTGGGGGCTTTGCCTGGTTCGTCCATATTTTATTCGAAACACCTCTTTAATCTCCTTCATTGTTTCTATATAACTATACTTCGATTCATTATAAGTTGTACATCAAAAAATATGCACCTCGATGTTCTGCTTCCATTCATGCGATCGGATCATAGTTTCATTCGCTGTGTATGTTGAATTTTGTGTTCAtagttgaaactttgttcaacaaTTTTGGTTCACTCTGTAGGTTGAATATTTGAAGATTCCTTTGAGTGTGGTGTGCCGTCGTCGACGGAGATGACGGATGTGTAGACCTCCTTGCCAAAGTTGACGAAGCCAAGAAAGGCATCCTCGTGCTTAGAGGAGGTGTTGCTGTCGTTGTAGGCTCGGAAGCAGCCCTCGCTGCTCCAGACGTTGGCGCGCCTGCTTGCACCGCAGCTGGTGAGCCTCTTGGTGGCCGTGGTGAGGCAAGCCACGCAGTCTCTCGTTGCAGGGTCGCCCATGCAGAGGCCCCGGTAGCGGGGGCAGGAGTTGCAGGAGGGTGTCCCGAAAGGCGGCAACAACGACTTCGTCGTAGGTAGGGGCGGGGCCCAGTCGTCCACGGGCATATTTGATCATGAAACAGATCTCGATGGTGGGACTGAGCAGCAAGAGGACGAAGAAGAGAAGGACGGTGAGGACAGCTATGATCGTGAGCGCGCAGACTCAGTTCTGGTCGTAGTGGCAGTGAACATTCTACTTAACCTCTATGTTGAGTGTAGTTGTTAACTCCAAACCACGATGCATGTATGCAACCAAACATTGGGTAGAGGAGTCTTCTACGATGCAGGCAACCTATATGCAAGTAGTCAGTCAACATACAAACGTCGTATTTTGGGATCTACTCTACCAGGCTCTACTCTGTCAGGCCCGTGTTTttcataaaacctccaaaaaaatgaaccaaacacacccttgcaAGTAGTTTTTATCCAGTAGTCTGCATGTAGTTTATTTTATGTTGTTTTACTAATGTAGAAGTTCATGTCTTGTTTTTTTTGTAGTAATTCTAGTTTCTATCTAGTAATTTTAGTTATGTAGTAGGTTTTGTTAATGTGGCATACATCTTGGGTGAGTCCACCATATTTGACGGATGAGAAATGTTTGAAGAGGAATGCTACTGACTATTGTTGTAGGGGGTCGTGCTTCCTCTGTCCCCACTCTGTGATCTTTTTAAAGTAGGAGGAGCAGAGGAAGAGCAACCATCACCAATAGTCGATAAGAATTGTTTGTCGAGGCAAGAAATCGACTTCTGACAACGATGGTCAATCTGGGTGAGTTCGTCCTGTGATatacctttgtaacacacgatggACTCGTCCATCTCGACCATCACGGAAAGTTGGAACACCCGTGAGAGTGTGTCCATCGTATATACGACCACCAGAGAGATGACAGTTTTATAACATCTTCTCGAAGAAATAATAGAATTTTGACGATGACGCTCGATATGGGGGAGTTCATCCCGTGATACCTCGAGTATGCACGATGAGCTCACGC encodes:
- the LOC123442876 gene encoding chalcone synthase 2-like; translated protein: MAAAVKLEEVRRAQRAVGPATVLAIGTAVPANCVYQATYPDYYFRVTKSEHLSDLKEKFERMCEKSTIRKRHMHLTEDILKKHPSICSHMEPSLNTRHDIVVVEVPKLGKEAAERAIKEWGQPLSKITHVIFCTTSGVDMPGADYQLTRLLGLSPTVKRLMMYQQGCFGGATVLRMAKDIAENNRGARVLVVCSDITAMAFRGPSKSHLDSLVGHALFGDGAAAAIIGADLDEPFEKPLFQLVSASQTILPESEGAINGHLTEAGLTIHLLKDVPGLISQNIEQALEDAFKPLGIHDWNSIFWIAHPGGPAILDMVEEKVGLDKERMRASREVLSEYGNMSSACVLFVLDVMRKTSSQDGHTTTGEGKEWGVLFGFGPGLTVETLVLYSAPIIATA